TAAACAGAATGTTGAGTCAAACCTACCATATACTGCTGCTGAAAAGTTTCACGTGCCTTTACTTCAATTGAAGTAGCTAGGCCAGTGTGATCCTCTCTTAAGGTCTCAAGTGTATTCACATGAGTTTTGACAACAATCAACGTACCAGATATCGAATCCCGCTCCTGTACTGACATGTCTGCAAAAGATATCACAAGAAAAGGGCCACGTAAATGGACCGTAGAAAATTATCTATGCTAAGGCATTTAAATGCATAGTGCATCACATGGTGTGAAAGAAGTTTGAAGAAACAAGGATCTAAAATTTCAAAGCAAATTTGCTAAACCAAAGGAAAATCATGAACAGAACACTCACCATCGAACTGCTGAAGGACATCGTCGCTGTTATTTGCCACTTCTTCCTCGGCTGTAACCCGAGCAGAATTAATCTCAATGTCATGTTGCATATTGCTATCGGTAGCGTCCCTGtatcaaattaatcaatatcAAATGCAAACCTAGTAATGAGATGATTAATGGTTCGAAAAACGCATTCCCCTACTGGCATGAATAAAAGAGATGAATCGTGACCATCAAATACagttatttcaatcaatttaccACACACCTGATAAGTGACACTGCTGCCGAAATATGCTTGGCTCCAATCTCATTTACAACTTCATGTGTCTCTTTCACACTGGTGCCGAAATTTACAGCGGTATTGATACTAAACATATTAGATACACTAGTTAGTTACACTTGgtagttaattaagttacaCTAGTTAGATGTATTAGTAAATTAGTTACGCTAGTAAGTTACgttagttaattagttattCTTCTCATTGGCTTCATAAGTTTTATGTACCCCTTAATGTAATGGATTGTCATTatcaatacaattttaaaatacattgtTATAATGTAAGGCAACAGAAAAAGCAATCTAGAAGAAATAGCACTCACCTCTGCTGCAGGAGCTCCTCCATGTGACAATGTTTAGCGACAGAAAATTCGGCAATACCTTTGGCATTTTGTTCGGCTTGTGTGCAAAATCCCTGCCATTTTCTGCTTGCACTTGACACAATATCTCCCATTGATGATACATGTCCATCCAAGAATGACTTGCTAGCAATACCATTTTCTCTAAGATCCACAAGCTTTGTATCTACCTTCAAGTTCAACCACAaatccattttcattttcagaaTTGATTGACGTGCATTAACACAggaaaaagataagaaaatgaaagaaatataTCAAAAGAAACACTCGAAACAGACCAGATCTATTTGATGCGAAATGTGACTTGATATTAAACTAGTCATATCAGCTATAAGTTTCTCTGTATCAGATTTTGCTTGCTCCTGCACAGAATAAGTATTCCAATTTGGAAATCAGTATCAacaataaactattttaaaatgaatacatTAACAGTGCCATATTATCACCTTATAAGCTTTTTTAAACTCGGTGATGCTCTTCATTAGCATTTCATCAGCCGCAGACGCAAAGTTTTCAAGCTTCTTTGCTTCTTCCAAAAGCTTATCCACAAATTCATGAGTGCACTCAGATATATCCTTTATTTGCTCGGTATTGACATTTaatctcttttttaaaaaagccaGAAAACAATAAAGAAGGTAGATTAATTGTACAGTCAAAATAAGTGATACAATATAGAGCAAAAAtgtgtaattaaatatataatagcaGAAGAAATATTACTAATGTGAATTAGAGGCTAAAAGTtaaagatataataatatatagaaaGAAAACCAGAAGCACTTACATGACGTAGTTCCTTAGCAAAAAGTGTCAATTCACCCTGCTGAGTTGAAAGAGAAGTTTGAAGATCATCAAGTATTGAACCTGCTTTGGTGGCCTCGGATGCAAGAAACTGATTCACAAggtaaaagtatttttttttatcatagtTGAACAAGAATGAGACTATGTTAATAAGACATCATTACCAAATAAACATAAGTAATTTCAAAAGCTGTAGCATTGCGTACTTCTTCAATAGAGTGACCATTGGAAGATATAAGAGATGATAGTTCCTGAAATGTAGCATCAGAACACGACTTATGCAAATGCACAACATTTTGCATCGCTTCCACATGAGATATATACAAAGTCCTTAGAGTTGTAACTTTCTGCTTTAAATCAACAACTGCCTACGAGCAACAATAAAAATGGATGCATAAATGAGTACAAGAATAAAATAAGTAGCACCGTTATAGCCGCTATTTAACAACATTGATTGATAAGTAGAAATCTAAAATCCTGAAAGAGACATTCTAAACATAGGAAAAGGATTCAACAAATTTAGTAAAACCATGAAATAATATCACAACGAACAACTGTGACAATAGATTTATTTTACACACCTTATCGTGAACGCCCAAAAATGAATGGCATAGATTCTCCACACATTCAAGGTGTTCATTCTGTCGAGATAGTGATGTTGCCACAGTGTTACAAAGAGAACCAACTTGCTGGGTCAGCTCCATTTGAAAATTATTCACCACAGCTCTGTTATCTAAGTTCAACTTATCTTCTCTACCTGAAAATGTAATAGCAAATACATTATTAGGTTCTTGAATATTTTTTCACCAATCAGAGTGGTGAAAAGAATAAGATCCCTCACCAACTTTCAAAACCAATGAAGCATTATCTTGAAGAGCTTTCTCCAAATCAGCTCGTAAAATGCATGCTTGATGAGTCAGAGCATTTTCTATTGCACAGCGTAATTAACATTAGCACAACAAAGCAAAGAAATAGcttataaaaaaactcaaagcAACAGAATAAATGATGATAAGATTAAAACATGCAACCTTTCTTACCTGCTTTCCTCTGCTCAGATATAATAAAATCTTTCTCTCTAAGAGTATACCGACATTTCTTTAATTCTTCCTCTGTGATGGACAGCATTAGGCTGGTCCGGTTCAAGTTTAACTGTATGGTTTTTAACTTAGTTCCTTTATAAGAATGCATATAGAACTTTGTAACAAAAAGAATAAATGCACAGATAATTTACCTCAGTGGCATCAAGTTTTGTACTTAAATGTGAGCACTGCAAAACTTGGTCAGTGTATTTTCTTTGCAAATCCTCAAGTTTCTAGTTGAAACAAACATACAAAAAGAACCAAGTTAAGCATAACAGGGAAAAGGACTAGGCCAAAGTATCGTATGATTATAATAGCAGCCAAGAAAATAAACCTTCTGATGACTGTCTAATGCAATATTCATCCGCTCAATTTGATCTGCCATGGCCTGATTAGAAGATAAAGCATGCATCAATAGAGGGCTTAAAGGCACAAAATGAACAAAAACAATGACAGTAAACGTCTTAATATGAAATTTCAAATTACACCAAAAAGTGGCATAATATTCTCATCTGTTGAAAGTTACATGGAACAAAATACTTTTCCTTATAAACATGTTGAAATAATTGTGTTGCAACAAAAAAgacaacaaacataaaataagatattaaaaACAACCTTCTTTTCATTCTCCTCCTGAACGTATCTGTCCTTTGGTATATAGATGCCATTTTTTTCACGAGCAGCGTAAACCTCTTACCAAAATCACAAATTTCATCAACCTCAGAAATTCTAAACAAAAAAGCTAAAAACCTTACATAGATCTTACTTTATCAATCACAAAGTAAACACCACTAACCTGCCTTAAGGCGTTCGATTTCACCATAGAGATCCTTGATTAGAGTTGTTTTCATTAGTTTTTGGTTAAcctataattaaaattagaaaagaaaaatttagaaggaaaaaaactTCCAAGCTCAATAATGAATCATATCAAAGAAAAATGAGACAACATATGTCAAGGTTAATGAAATGAAAAATGTCCACATATCATGTGAGTGTGTGTGTATATTACTATTGTGCTAGTCAATGGTCCCAAAAACAAATCACACAATTCA
The genomic region above belongs to Cicer arietinum cultivar CDC Frontier isolate Library 1 chromosome 4, Cicar.CDCFrontier_v2.0, whole genome shotgun sequence and contains:
- the LOC101495854 gene encoding kinesin-like protein KIN-5C; its protein translation is MSSRPEREKGVNVQVLLRCRPFSEDELRSNAPQVVTCNDYNREVSVSQNVAGKHFDRVFTFDKVFGPSARQKDLYEQAVVPIVNEVLEGFNCTIFAYGQTGTGKTYTMEGESKKTKCGPNGELPAEAGVIPRAVKQIFDTLEGQNAEYSVKVTFLELYNEEITDLLAPEEISKVSLEEKQKKQLPLMEDGKGGVLVRGLEEEIVTTASEIFTLLERGSSKRRTAETLLNKQSSRSHSLFSITIHIKEATPEGEELIKCGKLNLVDLAGSENISRSGAREGRAREAGEINKSLLTLGRVISALVEHLGHIPYRDSKLTRLLRDSLGGRTKTCIIATVSPAVHCLEETLSTLDYAHRAKNIRNKPEVNQKLMKTTLIKDLYGEIERLKAEVYAAREKNGIYIPKDRYVQEENEKKAMADQIERMNIALDSHQKKLEDLQRKYTDQVLQCSHLSTKLDATELNLNRTSLMLSITEEELKKCRYTLREKDFIISEQRKAENALTHQACILRADLEKALQDNASLVLKVGREDKLNLDNRAVVNNFQMELTQQVGSLCNTVATSLSRQNEHLECVENLCHSFLGVHDKAVVDLKQKVTTLRTLYISHVEAMQNVVHLHKSCSDATFQELSSLISSNGHSIEEFLASEATKAGSILDDLQTSLSTQQGELTLFAKELRHRLNVNTEQIKDISECTHEFVDKLLEEAKKLENFASAADEMLMKSITEFKKAYKEQAKSDTEKLIADMTSLISSHISHQIDLVDTKLVDLRENGIASKSFLDGHVSSMGDIVSSASRKWQGFCTQAEQNAKGIAEFSVAKHCHMEELLQQSINTAVNFGTSVKETHEVVNEIGAKHISAAVSLIRDATDSNMQHDIEINSARVTAEEEVANNSDDVLQQFDDMSVQERDSISGTLIVVKTHVNTLETLREDHTGLATSIEVKARETFQQQYMDYEPSGNTPIRCELDVPSKGTIESLRSLPMETLIEEFRENNTYESFDVKELKPSLIPRSPLSRVN